One region of Ornithinibacter aureus genomic DNA includes:
- a CDS encoding maleylpyruvate isomerase family mycothiol-dependent enzyme — protein MTSTADAGIDALRSTHDGLVPVVRDLSDEQLVAPSGATEWTVAQVLSHLGSGAEISAATLRNAVDGAGRLPDGFNQGVWDRWNAMSPRHQADGFVVADAALLADVEALTAEQRETLQVDLGFLPAPVPFATYAGMRLSEAAAHSWDVRVAYDDDAVIDEPTARVLVRLFGGPMGFLLGFTAKADAVAEPAVVDLVGLDHDLSIGDAVALVPAGGVTTATLEGGADAVARLLTGRLTAAHTPASVVVSGNVSLEDLRRVFPGY, from the coding sequence ATGACCTCCACCGCAGACGCCGGCATCGATGCCCTTCGCTCCACCCATGACGGCCTGGTCCCCGTCGTTCGCGACCTGTCCGACGAGCAGTTGGTGGCGCCGTCCGGGGCCACGGAATGGACTGTCGCGCAGGTGCTTTCCCACCTCGGCAGTGGCGCTGAGATCTCGGCGGCGACGCTGCGCAACGCGGTCGACGGGGCTGGGCGGCTGCCCGATGGCTTCAACCAGGGGGTGTGGGACCGATGGAACGCGATGTCCCCGCGCCACCAGGCTGACGGCTTCGTCGTCGCCGATGCGGCTCTGCTGGCAGACGTCGAGGCCCTGACGGCTGAGCAGCGCGAGACCCTCCAGGTCGACCTCGGGTTCCTTCCTGCGCCGGTTCCCTTCGCCACGTACGCCGGGATGCGGCTCAGCGAGGCGGCGGCCCACTCGTGGGACGTGCGGGTCGCCTACGACGATGATGCGGTCATCGACGAGCCGACGGCCCGGGTGCTCGTGCGGCTGTTCGGCGGTCCGATGGGGTTCCTCCTCGGCTTCACGGCGAAGGCCGATGCCGTGGCTGAACCCGCCGTCGTCGACCTCGTCGGCCTCGACCACGACCTGTCGATCGGGGATGCCGTGGCGCTCGTTCCCGCGGGCGGGGTCACCACCGCGACCCTCGAGGGTGGGGCGGATGCCGTGGCGCGGCTGCTCACCGGGCGCCTCACGGCTGCGCACACCCCGGCATCCGTCGTCGTGTCCGGCAACGTCTCGTTGGAGGACCTTCGCCGGGTCTTCCCGGGGTACTGA
- a CDS encoding IS3 family transposase, with product MPVAFTCALLGISISWFYKWLPRTAIATGLYTKRDLRRDTMDRAVKVMFDKNRGLHGSPRLVLDLREEGWTVSEKTVANSMRRQGLIARKIKRRNGLTKQDKSKAPFPDLIRRDFTATAVNQRWVGDITEIPTAAGKLYLATVIDLYSRRLIGAATSLHPNAELAKAAITMAVTVRGGKEAIWKEEESERVIFHSDRGSTGGFNWSSQHLDHGGV from the coding sequence GTGCCCGTCGCGTTCACCTGCGCGCTGCTCGGGATCTCGATCTCGTGGTTCTACAAGTGGCTACCTCGGACGGCCATCGCGACCGGCCTGTACACCAAGCGGGACCTGCGCCGCGACACCATGGACCGGGCGGTGAAGGTCATGTTCGACAAAAACCGCGGGTTGCACGGGTCCCCGCGGCTGGTGCTCGACCTGCGCGAGGAGGGGTGGACGGTCAGTGAGAAGACGGTCGCGAACTCGATGCGCCGGCAAGGGTTGATCGCTCGGAAGATCAAGCGCCGCAACGGATTAACGAAGCAAGATAAGTCGAAGGCGCCGTTCCCGGACTTGATTCGCCGGGACTTCACCGCGACCGCGGTCAACCAGCGCTGGGTCGGTGATATCACCGAGATCCCGACCGCGGCCGGGAAGCTGTACCTGGCCACCGTGATCGACCTGTACTCCCGCCGACTGATCGGGGCCGCGACGTCGCTGCACCCGAACGCGGAACTGGCCAAGGCCGCGATCACCATGGCCGTAACGGTCCGCGGCGGCAAAGAGGCGATCTGGAAGGAGGAGGAATCAGAGCGGGTCATTTTCCACTCTGACCGCGGCTCGACCGGCGGATTCAACTGGTCGTCGCAACACCTTGATCACGGAGGTGTGTGA
- a CDS encoding TraR/DksA family transcriptional regulator → MVGQMQARLATERGLLVSRIEQMEADKARLVAASVDSNADDEHDPEGQTIAFERSQLEALTDRLRQHVTEVEAAQARLAAGRYGTCEVCGEQIDGARLEVRPTARTCVDHASGRRRR, encoded by the coding sequence GTGGTCGGTCAGATGCAGGCTCGGCTCGCCACCGAACGCGGGCTGTTGGTGAGTCGCATCGAGCAGATGGAGGCCGACAAGGCGCGCCTCGTGGCGGCATCCGTTGATTCCAATGCCGATGACGAGCACGACCCCGAGGGTCAGACCATCGCGTTCGAACGATCGCAGCTGGAGGCGCTGACGGATCGGCTGCGCCAGCACGTGACGGAGGTGGAGGCGGCGCAGGCGCGTCTTGCGGCAGGACGGTATGGCACGTGCGAGGTCTGCGGGGAGCAGATCGACGGTGCCAGGCTCGAGGTTCGTCCGACGGCGCGCACGTGTGTCGACCACGCCAGCGGGAGGCGTCGGCGCTGA
- a CDS encoding IS30 family transposase: MATSDWSRKTSDAPEGLRRQWRADRALRPAMRSPGRPDPSRVVQRQFWRLIATGVTTAEASIAVGVSVPVGMRWFRHAGGMPPISLAEPTGRYLTFEEREEIAILRAKDKGVREIARAIGRDPGTVSRELRRNAATRSGTQDYRAGVAQWKAQQAAKRPKTAKLVTNDRLREYVQDRLAGNVRRPDGTIVAGPTPPPWKGLNKPHRADRRWSTAWSPEQIAHRLKVEFPDDESMRISHEAIYQALFIQGRGALKRELVTCLRTGRALRQPRARSRNKPQGHVTPDVVLSERPAEAEDRAVPGHWEGDLIIGTGRSAIGTLVERSSRATLLVHLPRMQGWGEKPHVKNGPALGGYGAVAMNAALTASMTKLPQQLRKTLTWDRGKELSGHALLALETGTKVFFADPHSPWQRPTNENTNGLLRQYFPKGTDLSRWSADDLEAVAHALNNRPRKILGWRTPAEVFDEQLRSLQQPGVATTP; this comes from the coding sequence ATGGCGACGAGCGACTGGAGCAGGAAGACGAGCGATGCGCCTGAGGGGCTGCGGCGGCAGTGGCGTGCTGATCGGGCGTTGCGGCCGGCGATGCGCTCACCGGGGCGACCTGACCCCTCGCGGGTGGTGCAGCGGCAGTTCTGGCGGCTGATCGCCACGGGCGTTACGACGGCGGAGGCATCGATCGCTGTCGGGGTGTCGGTCCCGGTGGGGATGCGTTGGTTTCGTCACGCTGGCGGCATGCCGCCGATCAGCCTTGCCGAGCCCACAGGGCGCTATCTGACCTTCGAGGAACGCGAGGAGATCGCGATCCTGCGTGCAAAGGACAAGGGCGTGCGTGAGATCGCCCGGGCGATCGGTCGCGACCCGGGGACCGTGTCGCGCGAACTACGCCGCAACGCGGCCACCAGGAGCGGGACGCAGGACTACCGCGCTGGTGTAGCGCAGTGGAAGGCGCAGCAGGCCGCGAAGCGACCGAAGACCGCGAAGCTGGTGACCAACGACCGGTTGCGTGAGTACGTGCAGGACCGGCTCGCAGGGAACGTCCGTCGTCCCGACGGCACGATCGTGGCGGGTCCGACACCGCCGCCGTGGAAGGGGCTGAACAAGCCCCACCGGGCGGACCGGCGATGGTCCACGGCGTGGAGCCCGGAGCAGATCGCGCACCGGTTGAAGGTCGAGTTCCCCGATGATGAGTCCATGCGGATCAGCCACGAGGCGATCTACCAGGCGCTGTTCATCCAAGGTCGTGGCGCGCTCAAGCGCGAGCTGGTGACGTGCCTGCGCACAGGGCGGGCGTTGCGGCAGCCCAGGGCCAGGTCGCGCAACAAGCCCCAAGGGCATGTCACCCCCGACGTCGTGTTGAGCGAGCGGCCCGCAGAGGCCGAAGACCGCGCCGTCCCCGGCCACTGGGAGGGCGACCTGATCATCGGCACCGGCCGCTCCGCGATCGGCACGCTCGTCGAGCGCTCCAGCCGCGCCACGCTCTTGGTGCACCTGCCGCGTATGCAGGGCTGGGGCGAGAAGCCGCACGTCAAGAACGGGCCAGCCCTCGGCGGATACGGTGCCGTGGCCATGAACGCGGCGCTCACGGCGTCGATGACGAAACTGCCACAGCAGCTACGCAAGACACTGACCTGGGACCGCGGCAAGGAGCTGTCGGGTCACGCCCTGCTCGCACTTGAGACCGGAACGAAGGTGTTCTTCGCCGACCCCCACTCACCCTGGCAGCGCCCGACGAATGAGAACACCAACGGTCTGCTACGGCAGTACTTCCCCAAGGGGACCGACCTGTCGCGCTGGTCCGCCGACGACCTCGAAGCCGTCGCTCACGCCCTGAACAACAGACCCCGAAAGATCCTCGGCTGGCGAACCCCCGCCGAGGTCTTCGACGAGCAACTACGATCCCTTCAACAACCCGGTGTTGCAACGACCCCTTGA
- the dxs gene encoding 1-deoxy-D-xylulose-5-phosphate synthase yields the protein MSLLDRIEGPNDLRKLSADQLPELAEEIRRFLVHEVSRTGGHLGPNLGVVELTIAIHRVFDSPNDTVVFDTGHQSYVHKVLTGRHDFSGLRTQGGLSGYPSRAESVHDVVENSHASASLSWAHGIAAGRVVRAETNRHTVAVIGDGALTGGMAWEALNNIAAEPDLPLVIVVNDNERSYAPTRGGLADHLATLRTTRGYERFLDWGKHTLARTPVVGGAMYETLHGMKKGIKDIVAPQGLFEDLGLKYVGPVDGHDEQALEAALRKARAFGGPVLVHVITQKGRGYDPAITDEADQFHAVGVINPETGLPLEIAGRSWTDEFSDEMVRIGAEREDVVAITAAMMIPVGLKDFSNAYPERTFDVGIAEQHALTMAAGLAFSGLHPVVAVYATFLNRAFDQLLMDCAMHRAGVTVVLDRSGITGPDGASHHGMWDMTISGVVPRLHLAAPRDGQQVARAVRAAVDISDAPSVVRFPKGSVGAPIEAVRTVGTVDVLAEPDEAEVDVLLVGVGSMAATAMAAAEKLSAEGVRVRVVDPVWALPVSPNLVTLAGGAGRVAVVEDNVVVGGIGSQVELVLREAGLATPLDQFGIPSEFLDHGSRDQVLDRIGLTPDAVASRLRDRLA from the coding sequence GTGAGTCTGCTCGACCGCATCGAGGGCCCCAACGACCTCAGGAAGCTGAGTGCCGACCAGCTGCCCGAGCTGGCCGAGGAGATTCGCCGTTTCCTCGTCCACGAGGTCTCGCGCACCGGCGGCCACCTCGGCCCGAACCTGGGCGTCGTCGAGCTGACCATCGCGATCCACCGGGTCTTCGACTCGCCGAACGACACCGTGGTGTTCGACACCGGCCACCAGTCCTACGTGCACAAGGTGCTCACCGGGCGCCACGACTTCTCGGGGCTGCGCACCCAGGGTGGCCTGTCCGGTTACCCGAGCCGCGCCGAGTCCGTGCACGACGTCGTCGAGAACTCCCACGCCTCGGCCTCGCTGTCGTGGGCGCACGGCATCGCCGCTGGCCGGGTCGTGCGTGCAGAGACCAACCGCCACACCGTCGCGGTCATCGGTGACGGCGCCCTGACCGGCGGCATGGCCTGGGAGGCGCTGAACAACATCGCGGCCGAGCCGGACCTCCCCCTGGTCATCGTCGTCAACGACAACGAACGCTCCTACGCGCCGACCAGGGGCGGCCTCGCCGATCACCTGGCGACCCTGCGCACGACCCGCGGCTACGAGCGCTTCCTCGACTGGGGCAAGCACACCCTGGCGCGCACCCCCGTCGTCGGCGGCGCGATGTACGAGACGCTGCACGGGATGAAGAAGGGCATCAAGGACATCGTCGCGCCCCAGGGGCTCTTCGAGGACCTCGGCCTGAAGTACGTCGGCCCGGTCGACGGGCACGACGAGCAGGCCCTCGAGGCCGCGCTGCGCAAGGCCCGGGCCTTCGGTGGCCCGGTGCTCGTGCACGTCATCACCCAGAAGGGGCGCGGCTACGACCCCGCCATCACCGACGAGGCCGATCAGTTCCACGCCGTCGGGGTCATCAACCCCGAGACCGGCCTCCCGCTGGAGATCGCCGGCCGCAGCTGGACCGATGAGTTCAGTGACGAGATGGTGCGCATCGGGGCAGAGCGTGAGGACGTCGTCGCCATCACCGCGGCGATGATGATCCCCGTCGGCCTCAAGGACTTCAGCAACGCCTACCCCGAGCGCACGTTCGACGTCGGCATCGCCGAGCAGCACGCGCTGACGATGGCCGCCGGTCTGGCGTTCTCCGGCCTGCACCCGGTCGTGGCCGTCTACGCGACGTTCCTCAACCGCGCCTTCGACCAGCTGCTCATGGACTGCGCGATGCACCGCGCCGGGGTCACCGTCGTGCTCGATCGTTCGGGCATCACCGGCCCCGACGGCGCCTCGCACCACGGCATGTGGGACATGACGATCAGCGGTGTCGTGCCGCGCCTGCACCTCGCGGCACCACGCGACGGGCAGCAGGTGGCCCGCGCGGTGCGCGCCGCCGTGGACATCTCCGATGCCCCCTCGGTGGTGCGCTTCCCCAAGGGGTCGGTGGGTGCCCCGATCGAGGCCGTTCGCACCGTCGGCACCGTCGACGTCCTGGCCGAGCCCGACGAGGCAGAGGTCGACGTGCTCCTCGTCGGGGTCGGGTCGATGGCGGCCACCGCGATGGCCGCGGCTGAGAAGCTCTCGGCCGAAGGGGTGCGCGTGCGCGTCGTCGACCCGGTGTGGGCGCTGCCGGTCAGCCCGAACCTCGTGACCCTTGCCGGTGGGGCGGGCCGGGTCGCCGTCGTCGAGGACAACGTCGTCGTGGGTGGCATCGGCTCCCAGGTTGAGCTGGTGCTGCGCGAGGCCGGCCTGGCCACACCGCTCGACCAGTTCGGCATCCCGAGCGAGTTCCTCGACCACGGCTCGCGCGACCAGGTGCTCGACCGCATCGGTCTCACGCCGGATGCCGTGGCAAGCCGCCTGCGTGACCGCCTCGCCTGA
- a CDS encoding transposase codes for MPETRKKYDREFREGAVRIVEETNKPIAAVARDLGVNEGTLGNWVTRARAEREGRGEMSAGDIEELKRLRAENAELRMERDVLKRSVVLWVKEATK; via the coding sequence GTGCCTGAGACACGTAAGAAGTACGACCGTGAGTTCCGTGAGGGGGCTGTACGGATCGTCGAGGAGACCAACAAGCCGATCGCTGCCGTCGCGCGCGATCTCGGCGTCAACGAAGGGACCCTGGGCAACTGGGTTACCCGGGCTCGCGCCGAGCGTGAGGGACGCGGCGAAATGTCGGCCGGTGACATCGAGGAGTTGAAGCGGCTACGCGCGGAGAACGCCGAGCTGCGGATGGAGCGTGATGTCCTCAAGCGATCCGTGGTCCTGTGGGTGAAGGAGGCGACGAAGTGA
- a CDS encoding integrase core domain-containing protein — MLQRPLELATYTADLFTRACRNLGIRQSMGRVGSCFDNAAAEAFFSSLEWEVLSRNEFRNTTEAATVVSDWCWNFYNTDRRHSAASMMSPINYENAALTPRAAA, encoded by the coding sequence GTGTTGCAACGACCCCTTGAACTCGCCACCTACACCGCGGATCTGTTCACCCGCGCATGCCGAAACCTCGGGATCCGCCAATCCATGGGACGCGTCGGATCGTGCTTCGATAATGCGGCCGCGGAGGCGTTCTTCTCCAGCCTCGAGTGGGAAGTCCTCTCCCGCAACGAGTTCCGAAACACCACCGAAGCCGCTACCGTGGTCTCGGACTGGTGCTGGAACTTCTACAACACCGACCGCCGCCACAGCGCCGCATCGATGATGTCACCCATCAACTACGAAAACGCTGCCCTCACCCCGAGAGCAGCCGCCTAA